A region from the Diadema setosum chromosome 17, eeDiaSeto1, whole genome shotgun sequence genome encodes:
- the LOC140240730 gene encoding heme-binding protein 2-like isoform X2, whose translation MFQVKFARSEYECCSDSSLKMLQFLKSFFNELQVPEYKDKKHDGYEEREYLPSVWVSTSKDLIDADETGMKKLRETRREMFFKLFRYIQGANDAEQKIEMTAPVAREIIPGQGPACETKYTMSFYMQREFSENPPNPTESDVFIKRLPAMTVFVKTFGGNASEETYLEEMKKFIPVLERDGHQLRDDIFYFAGYDSPFKLFNRTNEVWVVKKTGGDSAGGGTGSGKGEGATSAPLQEKE comes from the exons AT GTTTCAGGTGAAATTTGCTAGGAGTGAATACGAGTGTTGCAGTGACTCATCTTTGAAGATGCTTCAGTTCTTAAAAAGTTTCTTCAATGAACTGCAGGTCCCAGAATATAAGGACAAAAAGCAT GATGGCTATGAGGAACGAGAGTACCTTCCCTCTGTTTGGGTGTCGACCTCCAAAGACCTCATTGATGCAGATGAGACGGGGATGAAGAAACTTCGAGAAACTCGACGCGAGATGTTCTTCAAGCTTTTCAGGTACATCCAAGGAGCTAATGATGCAG AGCAAAAGATCGAGATGACTGCTCCCGTCGCCAGGGAGATCATCCCTGGCCAAGGGCCAGCCTGTGAGACCAAGTACACCATGTCCTTCTACATGCAGCGAGAGTTTAGTGAGAACCCTCCCAACCCCACAGAGTCTGACGTCTTCATCAAGAGACTTCCAGCCATGACAGTCTTTGTAAA AACTTTTGGTGGCAATGCCAGTGAAGAAACTTATCTTGAGGAGATGAAAAAGTTCATTCCCGTCCTGGAGCGAGACGGACACCAGCTTCGCGATGACATCTTCTACTTCGCTGGCTACGACAGCCCCTTTAAGTTGTTCAACAGAACGAACGAGGTGTGGGTGGTGAAGAAGACAGGAGGGGACTCTGCTGGAGGTGGGACTGGTTCCGGGAAAGGAGAAGGTGCCACGTCTGCTCCTCTTCAGGAAAAAGAGTGA
- the LOC140240730 gene encoding heme-binding protein 2-like isoform X1, producing MKLLGRTSAELCALTYRRSTEYLQVQFQVKFARSEYECCSDSSLKMLQFLKSFFNELQVPEYKDKKHDGYEEREYLPSVWVSTSKDLIDADETGMKKLRETRREMFFKLFRYIQGANDAEQKIEMTAPVAREIIPGQGPACETKYTMSFYMQREFSENPPNPTESDVFIKRLPAMTVFVKTFGGNASEETYLEEMKKFIPVLERDGHQLRDDIFYFAGYDSPFKLFNRTNEVWVVKKTGGDSAGGGTGSGKGEGATSAPLQEKE from the exons GTTTCAGGTGAAATTTGCTAGGAGTGAATACGAGTGTTGCAGTGACTCATCTTTGAAGATGCTTCAGTTCTTAAAAAGTTTCTTCAATGAACTGCAGGTCCCAGAATATAAGGACAAAAAGCAT GATGGCTATGAGGAACGAGAGTACCTTCCCTCTGTTTGGGTGTCGACCTCCAAAGACCTCATTGATGCAGATGAGACGGGGATGAAGAAACTTCGAGAAACTCGACGCGAGATGTTCTTCAAGCTTTTCAGGTACATCCAAGGAGCTAATGATGCAG AGCAAAAGATCGAGATGACTGCTCCCGTCGCCAGGGAGATCATCCCTGGCCAAGGGCCAGCCTGTGAGACCAAGTACACCATGTCCTTCTACATGCAGCGAGAGTTTAGTGAGAACCCTCCCAACCCCACAGAGTCTGACGTCTTCATCAAGAGACTTCCAGCCATGACAGTCTTTGTAAA AACTTTTGGTGGCAATGCCAGTGAAGAAACTTATCTTGAGGAGATGAAAAAGTTCATTCCCGTCCTGGAGCGAGACGGACACCAGCTTCGCGATGACATCTTCTACTTCGCTGGCTACGACAGCCCCTTTAAGTTGTTCAACAGAACGAACGAGGTGTGGGTGGTGAAGAAGACAGGAGGGGACTCTGCTGGAGGTGGGACTGGTTCCGGGAAAGGAGAAGGTGCCACGTCTGCTCCTCTTCAGGAAAAAGAGTGA